A genomic stretch from Anoplopoma fimbria isolate UVic2021 breed Golden Eagle Sablefish chromosome 8, Afim_UVic_2022, whole genome shotgun sequence includes:
- the gng12b gene encoding guanine nucleotide-binding protein G(I)/G(S)/G(O) subunit gamma-12: MSSKMHSASRTAQARRMVQQLRIEASIERIKVSKASSDLMRYCGEHAKNDPLLMGIAASENPFKDKKPCNVL; this comes from the exons ATGTCATCAAAAATGCACAGTGCCAGTCGCACAGCTCAGGCCAGACGGATGGTGCAGCAGCTGAGGATCGAGGCCAGCATCGAGAGGATAAAG GTGTCCAAGGCTTCATCAGACCTGATGCGCTACTGTGGAGAACATGCAAAGAATGACCCGCTGCTCATGGGCATCGCCGCTTCAGAAAACCCTTTCAAGGACAAGAAGCCTTGCAACGTTTTGTAG
- the LOC129094608 gene encoding protein wntless homolog has translation MSGAIMENMSTKKLLLLGFFILVFQVISIMVGALIAPSPTSAIGYFATKCINRHRARGWLVPWGSNRCQQIHSFDEPLAKTLDANDIVFAVHVPLPNTEMSPWFQYMLAVLQFEIAFKMINQIEDDVLITIDAGLAYRDDLTSEWTTKFHSVEQRPLRCIFAVPKTYENEGRFYHCDPIPFMELGSVAHKYFLINLRLPVNDTVNVGIGEIKDIHIVGIHQNGGFTKVWISMKTVFSPWIFGTTVWYWHRISLMARPPVLLEKVIFALGISMTILNVPVEWLSLGFEWTWILLLEDAQQGVFYSTLFCFWIIFCGEHLMDQSQRNRLSAYWWQVGLVMFGSSLLLVFDLSDRGVHLTNPFYSVWASEIGMKLAFTFIIVAGVSVCLYFLSLCGMVRCVFSNIGGKIQQLPAMPKAKRMRYKGIIFRFKILMLVTLVCAAMTVIFFILNQLSESHWHWGDYTFQVHSAFLTGIYGMWNLYVFTIIFLYAPSHKQGRRKSGDVLEKPESQETQLTCGEQGPTETYRTTGKVAEE, from the exons ATGTCAGGTGCAATCATGGAGAACATGAGCACTAAGAAATTGCTGCTCttgggtttttttattcttgttttccAAGTTATTTCCATCATGGTTGGAGCACTAATCG CTCCCAGTCCCACCAGTGCCATTGGCTACTTTGCTACCAAATGCATTAATCGCCACAGGGCACGCGGCTGGCTGGTGCCGTGGGGATCGAACCGGTGCCAGCAGATCCACAGTTTTGACGAGCCTCTGGCAAAAACGCTGGATGCCAACGACATTGTTTTCGCCGTGCACGTACCTCTTCCCAACACGGAGATGAGTCCCTGGTTTCAGTACATGCTGGCTGTTCTACAGTTTGAAATCGCTTTCAAGATGATCAATCAGATTG AGGATGATGTTCTCATCACTATTGACGCTGGCCTGGCATACAGGGATGATTTGACATCTGAGTGGACCACAAAGTTTCACTCGGTGGAGCAAAGGCCGCTCAGGTGCATATTTGCAGTCCCTAAG ACGTATGAAAACGAAGGTCGCTTTTATCACTGTGACCCCATCCCATTCATGGAACTGGGAAGTGTGGCCCACAAGTATTTTTTGATTAACCTCCGCCTGCCAGTGAATGACACAGTGAACGTTGGTATTGGAGAAATCAAAGACATCCATATAGTG GGCATCCACCAGAATGGAGGCTTCACTAAAGTCTGGATAAGCATGAAGACCGTGTTCAGTCCCTGGATATTTGGGACAACAGTTTGGTACTGGCACAGGATCAGCCTCATGGCAAGACCTCCAGTCCTTTTGGAAAA GGTGATTTTTGCTCTGGGCATCTCCATGACGATCCTGAacgtgcctgtggagtggctcTCCCTGGGCTTTGAGTGGACGTGGATACTGCTGTTGGAAGATGCTCAACAGGGCGTCTTCTACTCCACACTCTTCTGTTTCTGGATCATCTTCTGTGGCGAACACCTCATG GACCAAAGTCAGAGGAATCGTCTCTCAGCATACTGGTGGCAGGTTGGGCTGGTGATGTTTGGCTCATCTCTTCTCCTCGTATTTGACCTGAGTGACAG GGGGGTTCATTTGACCAACCCTTTCTACAGTGTCTGGGCATCAGAGATTGGGATGAAGCTGGCG TTTACCTTTATTATCGTGGCAGgggtctctgtttgtctgtacTTCCTCTCCCTGTGTGGCATGGTGCGTTGTGTTTTCAGTAACATTGGCGGGAAAATACAGCAACTTCCTGCAATGCCAAAGGCTAAGAGAATGCGTTATAag GGTATAATCTTTAGGTTCAAGATTTTAATGCTGGTAACTCTAGTGTGTGCCGCCATGACggtcatcttcttcatcttaaATCAA TTAAGTGAAAGTCACTGGCACTGGGGAGACTACACCTTCCAAGTCCACAGTGCTTTTCTCACAGGGATCTATGGCATGTGGAACCTGTATGTGTtcaccatcatcttcctctATGCGCCCTCCCACAAGCAGGGCAGAAGAAAGTCAGGAG ATGTGCTGGAGAAGCCAGAAAGCCAAGAGACCCAGCTGACATGTGGAGAGCAGGGACCGACAGAGACCTACAGGACCACTGGGAAGGTGGCTGAGGAATAA
- the dr1 gene encoding protein Dr1 yields MASSSGNDDDLTIPRAAINKMIKETLPNVRVANDARELVVNCCTEFIHLISSEANEICNKSDKKTISPEHVINALESLGFASYITEVKDVLQECKTVALKRRKASSRLENLGIPEEELLRQQQELFAKARQQQAELAQQEWLQMQQAAQQAQMAAASASAAQQAGSSQDEDEEEDM; encoded by the exons ATGGCTTCTTCCTCTGGAAACGACGACGACCTCACCATCCCCAGAGCAGCCATCAACAAGATGATTAAAGAAACCCTCCCCAACGTACGAGTGGCCAACGACGCCAGGGAGCTTGTGGTTAACTGTTGCACAGAGTTCATACACCTCATATCCTCTGAAGCCAATGAAATATGCAACAAGTCGGACAAGAAGACCATATCTCCTGAGCATGTCATCAATG CTCTGGAGAGCCTTGGTTTCGCATCATACATCACGGAGGTGAAGGACGTCCTGCAGGAGTGTAAGACTGTAGctctgaagaggaggaaggcCAGCTCTCGACTGGAGAACCTGGGCATCCCAGAGGAGGAGCTCCTCAGGCAACAACAGGAGTTGTTTGCAAAG GCGCGGCAGCAGCAGGCGGAGCTCGCCCAGCAAGAGTGGCTACAGATGCAGCAGGCTGCCCAACAGGCACAGATGGCGGCAGCATCTGCCAGCGCCGCCCAACAGGCCGGTTCCTCtcaggatgaagatgaagaggaagacaTGTGA
- the zgc:109982 gene encoding retinol dehydrogenase 8, with protein sequence MTQKVVLITGCSSGIGLALAVRIAKDEKKRFMVYATMRNLNKGDALVEAAGRTLGRTLEIKQLDVCDEDSIKACVDSLPERRVDILISNAGMGLIGPIECQSIDEMKTVMDTNFFGLVRLLKEILPDMKRRKKGHIVAISSVMGIQGILFNDVYAASKFAVEGFCESLAVQALRFNLNISLIEPGPVITEFERKVFEEGMKTDLSNADKVTADMFTNIYLKNYNQIFETLGQTAEDVAEHTFKIMTMENPPFRHQTNTLYTPMTTLKYADPEGDLQIDTFYKMVFEHDKVFNASLNFLKLLRWRSRKSFTLEKDKSN encoded by the exons ATGACCCAGAAGGTGGTTCTCATCACAGGCTGCTCCTCTGGGATCGGCCTCGCCTTGGCTGTACGCATCGCAAAGGACGAGAAGAAGAGGTTCATGG TCTATGCCACCATGAGGAACCTGAATAAGGGTGATGCACTGGTCGAGGCGGCAGGTCGCACCCTGGGTAGGACTTTGGAGATCAAACAGTTGGACGTATGTGACGAGGACTCCATCAAAGCCTGTGTGGACAGCCTGCCAGAGCGCAGGGTGGACATTCTAA TAAGCAATGCTGGGATGGGTCTGATTGGGCCTATCGAGTGTCAGTCCATCGATGAGATGAAGACCGTCATGGACACCAACTTCTTTGGGCTTGTGCGCCTACTGAAGGAAATCTTACCTGacatgaagaggaggaaaaaaggccACATCGTGGCCATAAGCAGCGTCATGGGCATTCAGG GGATTTTATTCAACGACGTCTACGCAGCATCCAAGTTTGCAGTGGAAGGCTTTTGTGAAAGCTTAGCAGTGCAAGCCCTGAGATTTAATCTCAA TATCAGCCTGATAGAGCCAGGTCCAGTGATAACAGAGTTTGAGCGTAAAGTCTTTGAGGAGGGCATGAAGACTGATCTCAGCAATGCTGACAAAGTGACTGCTGATATGTTCACCAACATCTACTTAAAGAACTACAATCAAATCTTTGAAACCCTTGGGCAGACTGCTGAAGATGTAGCAGAG CATACTTTCAAGATCATGACCATGGAGAACCCCCCTTTCCGTCATCAGACAAACACGCTTTACACCCCTATGACCACGCTCAAATATGCTGACCCCGAAGGCGACCTCCAAATTGACACGTTTTACAAAATGGTGTTTGAACACGACAAGGTCTTCAACGCCAGTCTGAACTTCCTCAAACTTCTGCGCTGGAGAAGCCGCAAGAGCTTCACTTTGGAAAAGGACAAGAGCAACTAG
- the scinla gene encoding scinderin like a — protein sequence MCLRTIKHSQSAGAETWTCRRTAVSTLSHPVFCPHQSQSTMALHKEFTTAGKKPGLQVWRIEKMDLAPVPSNLHGDFYVGDSYIVLNTTSAPSYNVHSWFGEESSQDERGCAAIFMTQLDAFLGGAPIQFTEFQNEESLTFLSYFKSGMKYKAGGVASGFRHVDINDSKGIQILLRVKGRRAIRATEMPFIWASFNKGDCFIIDLGMVIYHWSGSESNFFERLKTTELAIAIRDNERKGRADLEMIDEGSEPEDVIKVLGPKPDLPPGSSDSDLHTDKQNKNLASLYLISDAAGSMTSTLVADKNPFKQDMLSNSECYILDNGGNNKIFVWKGSDANTDERNAALDAANKFIKDKNYSRNTQIQILPGGGETTLFKQFFFNWLDKEETTGPSEAYTIGRIAKVKQIPFDATKLHSDEGMVAQHGMVDDGSGKVKIWRVEGGDKVPVDPSTYGQFYGGDCYLVLYSYNTGGREKHIIYTWQGTKCTKDELAASAFLTVQLDDSMGGAATQIRVTQSQEPPHLVSVFKANPLVVHLGGTSRESGESKPGSTRLFHIRRSSTKATRAVEVAPTASSLNTNDVFVLKSPDSLFVWKGKGATPEEEDAAKYVAGLLGGTATEVEETKEPAHFWKALGGKKDYQTSLALQKTVKPPRLFGCSNKTGRLIAEEVPGEFTQMDLAPDDVMILDTWNHIFVWVGNDANETEKTGSLKIAEQYVNSDPSGRRGVPICTIKQGNEPLTFTGWFHAWDPKMWEKDLLLCLQERIAKH from the exons ATGTGTCTCCGCACTATAAAACACAGCCAGTCAGCCGGTGCAGAAACCTGGACGTGCAGACGGACAGCAGTGTCAACCCTTTCTCAccctgtcttctgtcctcacCAG TCCCAGAGCACTATGGCGTTACACAAGGAGTTCACCACTGCGGGGAAGAAGCCCGGCCTGCAGGTGTGGCGGATTGAGAAAATGGACTTGGCACCAGTCCCTTCTAACCTCCATGGAGACTTCTACGTTGGAGACTCCTACATAGTGCTAAACACCACCTCTGCTCCGTCTTACAATGTTCACTCCTGGTTTG GCGAAGAGTCTTCCCAGGATGAGAGAGGGTGTGCTGCCATCTTTATGACCCAACTGGACGCCTTCCTCGGTGGAGCACCAATACAATTCACTGAGTTTCAAAACGAAGAGTCCCTCACCTTCCTGAGCTACTTCAAGTCTGGCATGAAATACAAG GCAGGTGGAGTAGCCTCAGGCTTCCGGCACGTGGACATCAACGATTCTAAAGGTATCCAAATCTTGTTGAGAGTTAAAGGGCGTCGGGCAATCAGAGCCACAGAGATGCCTTTCATCTGGGCTAGCTTCAACAAAGGAGACTGCTTCATCATCGACCTGGGAATG GTCATCTACCACTGGTCTGGCAGCGAATCCAATTTCTTTGAGCGCCTGAAAACCACTGAGCTGGCCATTGCAATCCGGGACAACGAGCGAAAAGGTCGTGCTGATCTAGAAATGATTGATGAAGGCTCCGAGCCAGAAGATGTCATTAAA GTGCTTGGACCCAAGCCCGACCTCCCTCCAGGAAGCTCTGATAGTGATCTACACACCGATAAGCAGAACAAGAACCTGGCATCTCTCTATTTG ATTTCCGATGCTGCCGGCTCCATGACGAGCACTTTGGTGGCGGATAAAAACCCATTTAAACAAGACATGCTCTCCAACAGTGAATGCTACATCTTGGACAATGGAGGAAACAACAAGATATTTGTCTGGAAAG GCAGCGATGCAAATACAGATGAGCGCAATGCAGCACTGGATGCTGCAAACAAGTTCATCAAAGACAAGAATTACTCCCGAAATACCCAG ATCCAGATATTGCCAGGGGGGGGTGAGACCACCCTGTTCAAGCAGTTCTTCTTCAACTGGTTGGACAAGGAGGAGACCACTGGCCCGAGCGAGGCCTACACCATCGGTCGCATCGCCAAGGTGAAGCAGATTCCTTTCGACGCCACCAAACTCCACAGCGACGAAGGCATGGTTGCCCAGCACGGCATGGTGGATGATGGCTCCGGGAAAGTCAAG ATCTGGCGTGTGGAAGGAGGGGATAAAGTACCTGTGGACCCATCCACCTATGGACAGTTCTATGGAGGCGACTGCTACCTGGTGCTGTACTCCTACAACAcgggaggcagagagaagcaTATCATCTACACCTG GCAAGGGACTAAGTGCACAAAGGATGAACTGGCTGCTTCAGCTTTTCTCACCGTCCAATTGGACGACTCCATGGGTGGAGCAGCTACCCAG ATTCGTGTCACTCAGAGCCAAGAACCCCCTCATCTTGTGAGCGTGTTTAAAGCCAACCCTTTGGTGGTCCACCTGGGCGGGACGTCCCGCGAGTCTGGGGAGAGCAAGCCCGGCAGCACACGACTCTTCCATATCCGCCGGAGCTCAACCAAAGCCACACGGGCTGTTGAG GTGGCGCCCACTGCCTCCTCTCTCAACACCAACGACGTGTTTGTGCTAAAGTCGCCCGATTCCCTGTTCGTGTGGAAGGGGAAGGGAGCGACTCCGGAAGAGGAGGATGCAGCCAAGTATGTCGCCGGCCTGCTTGGAGGAACTGCCACTGAGGTGGAGGAGACCAAGGAGCCAG CTCATTTCTGGAAAGCACTGGGTGGGAAGAAGGACTACCAGACCTCCTTGGCCCTGCAGAAGACAGTCAAGCCTCCAAGACTGTTTGGCTGTTCAAACAAGACTGGTAGGCTGATA GCAGAGGAGGTGCCCGGCGAGTTCACACAGATGGATCTGGcacctgatgatgtcatgattcTGGACACCTGGAATCAT ATCTTCGTTTGGGTTGGAAATGATGCCAATGAGACTGAGAAAACTGGATCGCTCAAGATTG CCGAACAATATGTGAATTCAGACCCCTCTGGGCGTCGCGGAGTCCCCATCTGCACCATTAAACAGGGGAACGAGCCACTCACCTTCACCGGCTGGTTCCATGCCTGGGACCCCAAGATGTGGGAGAAAGATCTTTTGCTCTGCCTGCAAGAACGTATCGCAAAGCATTAG